The stretch of DNA TCATCTGTTTCACCTGctcttcctgctgctgctcctgctgAGGCCCGATACGGTGCATCACTGCCCGGTAGGCCGAGATCCCGAGCTTCTGCACCCTGTCGTACACCCTCTCCGGGCGCAGCGCCGCGACGTACAGACCGACGGCGTCGAGCTGCCAGCCGCTCCTCCCGCAGAACCCGACGATGACGCCTCCGTCCACCGGGAACGTGAACGGCGTGCCCTCGGCCGCGCCGAACGGCCCGTACGCCCTCTGGCTGCTCCGGAACGCCAGCGACCGGATCACCGGCGAGCCGCCGTGCGCCATCGGGGAGTAGTGCCCGCTCACGGCCGTCAGGTACTCGTCCGGGAAGCTCAGCTTGATCTGCGCGCGTGGGCACAACACATCCAGCCAACTCAGCTTGATCTTATCGGGTGAACTACCAAGTGATGGGTGCACATGCTGTACGTGCCTGAGTCGTGTGGTTGCCGCCGGCTCCTCCGTGTCGCTCGCCGGGGACGGCCAGGCCGTTCCTGTCGTACTCCACGCTGATGCTGTCGATGGACCGGTCGTAGGACACGGTGATGCTGCGGATCCCGGAGTAGCCGCCGTCGTCCCACGGGtgccccccggcgccgccccatGGGCCAACCTTC from Panicum hallii strain FIL2 chromosome 3, PHallii_v3.1, whole genome shotgun sequence encodes:
- the LOC112883808 gene encoding jacalin-related lectin 19-like isoform X2 encodes the protein MYKAHLPLKKLWLPILPLVYPCKSLEASMQQAQRKMVVSKKLMKVGPWGGAGGHPWDDGGYSGIRSITVSYDRSIDSISVEYDRNGLAVPGERHGGAGGNHTTQIKLSFPDEYLTAVSGHYSPMAHGGSPVIRSLAFRSSQRAYGPFGAAEGTPFTFPVDGGVIVGFCGRSGWQLDAVGLYVAALRPERVYDRVQKLGISAYRAVMHRIGPQQEQQQEEQVKQMNGNALITHKT
- the LOC112883808 gene encoding jacalin-related lectin 19-like isoform X1, which translates into the protein MYKAHLPLKKLWLPILPLVYPCKSLEASMQQQAQRKMVVSKKLMKVGPWGGAGGHPWDDGGYSGIRSITVSYDRSIDSISVEYDRNGLAVPGERHGGAGGNHTTQIKLSFPDEYLTAVSGHYSPMAHGGSPVIRSLAFRSSQRAYGPFGAAEGTPFTFPVDGGVIVGFCGRSGWQLDAVGLYVAALRPERVYDRVQKLGISAYRAVMHRIGPQQEQQQEEQVKQMNGNALITHKT